One genomic segment of Mycolicibacterium neworleansense includes these proteins:
- the trxA gene encoding thioredoxin — protein MSADSATVTVTDDSFSDDVLSSSTPVLVDFWATWCGPCKMVAPVLEEIAGEKAGELRVAKIDVDANPATARDFQVVSIPTMILFKDGAPVKRIVGAKGKAALLRELADAL, from the coding sequence ATGAGTGCGGACAGCGCAACAGTAACGGTCACCGACGATTCGTTCTCCGACGACGTCCTGTCCAGCAGCACACCGGTGCTGGTGGATTTCTGGGCCACTTGGTGCGGGCCCTGCAAGATGGTGGCCCCGGTGCTCGAGGAGATCGCCGGCGAGAAGGCCGGCGAATTGCGGGTCGCCAAGATCGATGTGGACGCCAACCCGGCCACCGCCCGCGACTTCCAGGTGGTGTCGATCCCGACGATGATCCTTTTCAAGGACGGCGCGCCGGTCAAGCGCATCGTCGGTGCCAAGGGCAAGGCCGCGCTGCTGCGGGAACTCGCCGACGCACTCTGA
- the trxB gene encoding thioredoxin-disulfide reductase, whose product MSTSETVHDVIIIGSGPAGYTAAIYAARAQLKPLVFEGTQFGGALMTTTEVENYPGFREGITGPELMDEMREQALRFGADLRMEDVDAVDLTGPVKSVTVGDETHQARSVILAMGAAARHLGVPGEEALLGMGVSTCATCDGFFFRDQDIIVVGGGDSAMEEATFLTRFARSVTLVHRRDEFRASKIMLERARANEKITFLTNTEISQIEGDPKVTGVRLRDTVTGEESKLEVTGVFVAIGHDPRSELVRGQIDLDDEGYVKVIGRTTATTLDGVFAAGDLVDHTYRQAITAAGSGCSAAIDSERWLAEND is encoded by the coding sequence CTCAAGCCGCTGGTGTTCGAGGGCACGCAGTTCGGCGGTGCCTTGATGACCACCACCGAGGTGGAGAACTACCCGGGATTCCGCGAAGGCATCACCGGCCCCGAGCTGATGGACGAGATGCGGGAGCAGGCCCTGCGCTTCGGTGCTGATCTGCGCATGGAGGACGTCGACGCCGTCGACCTCACCGGCCCGGTGAAATCGGTCACCGTCGGCGACGAAACCCACCAGGCCCGGTCGGTGATCCTGGCGATGGGTGCCGCCGCCCGCCACCTGGGCGTCCCCGGCGAGGAGGCGCTGCTCGGCATGGGTGTGAGCACCTGCGCCACCTGCGACGGCTTCTTCTTCCGCGATCAGGACATCATCGTGGTCGGCGGCGGTGACTCGGCGATGGAGGAAGCGACGTTCCTCACCAGGTTCGCCCGGTCGGTGACCCTGGTGCACCGCCGCGACGAGTTCCGCGCCTCCAAGATCATGCTGGAGCGGGCCCGCGCCAACGAGAAGATCACGTTCCTGACCAACACCGAGATCAGCCAGATCGAAGGCGATCCGAAGGTGACCGGTGTGCGGCTGCGCGACACCGTCACAGGCGAGGAATCCAAGCTCGAGGTCACCGGCGTGTTCGTGGCGATCGGCCACGATCCCCGCTCGGAACTCGTGCGCGGTCAGATCGATCTGGACGACGAGGGCTACGTGAAGGTCATCGGCCGTACCACCGCGACCACGCTCGACGGTGTGTTCGCCGCAGGCGATCTCGTCGACCACACCTACCGCCAGGCCATCACCGCCGCGGGCAGCGGATGTTCGGCGGCTATCGACTCCGAGCGCTGGCTCGCCGAGAACGACTGA